The following coding sequences lie in one Thermomicrobium sp. 4228-Ro genomic window:
- a CDS encoding LAGLIDADG family homing endonuclease translates to MVTERANTGEGRQGLRIPRFYTRPGEDPYASVRWTRRASRITNPDGTVVFEMTDAEVPEHWSQVATDIVVSKYFRKAGVPQYDENGQPILDEHGNPVLGPERSVRQVIRRLVGCWRDWGERYGYFATPEDAQAFEDELAYMLLHQIGAPNSPQWFNTGLYWAYGITGPAQGHWYVDPETGELRQSPDAYSHPSAHACFIQSVEDDLVNPGGIFDLVLREARVFKYGAGSGTNFSKIRAEGEPLSGGGTSSGLMSFLKVFDRAAGAIKSGGTTRRAAKMVVVDIDHPDIEQFIRWKAEEEKKVAALVAAGYSADFNGEAYATVSGQNSNNSVRVPDEFIQAVLEDREWHLRWRTDGRIAKTVRARDLWRLIAEAAWQCADPGIQYDTTINDWHTCPASGRINASNPCVTGDTLIATTQGYRRIADLVGQTVEIIAGDGQPSLVTRVFPTGTKPVYRLHTRAGYTLDLTADHRVWTVNRGDVPAIELRPGDRVQLRGAGFGTRSLDPAVAEIIGLAVGDGCLTGSQGHLFITVGKDEQALAAALATTLNDFTAAAEDGRARRAKRVIETPTTLRVGTSALPVRTLVSRYAVLDQGAAAKRFTDEVFTLDRDSQAALLRGLFTADGTVADYGEKSQYISLESTSLTLLQQVQLLLLSFGIKSKLYRNRSLGGLNRMPGGTYERQPVHSLRISRSSRVRFAQEIGFMPESPKAAKLAALNDRVGVYQERLEDEVVGLEYLGEQPVFDLTEPRTQHFVANGIVVHNCSEYMFLDDTACNLASLNLLKFYDPKTGRFDIAAFRHAVRLWTIVLEITVLMAQYPSREIAWNSYRFRTLGLGYANLGSLLMTMGLPYDSDEARAVAAAITAIMTGEAYATSAEMAAVLGPFPAFPENREHMLRVIRNHRRAAYDAHPEEYEGLHIAPQGLDPTHCPPDLLRAARQAWDRALELGERYGYRNAQATLLAPTGTIGLLMDCDTTGIEPDFALVKFKKLAGGGYFKIVNRSVAPALERLGYAPEQIEDILRYVLGTLSFEGAPHINRETLRARGFTDDDLARIEAALPGVFELRHAFSPYVLGEAAMRRLGFTPEQWSQPGFDLLTALGFTPQQIEEANDVICGWQTVEGAPHLKPEHLPVFDCANKCGKHGTRFIHYMGHIRMMAAVQPFLSGAISKTINMPHEVTVEDVANAYFEGWRLGLKALAIYRDGSKLSQPLATRSSDDRGKKGEGTEPAGEPEKQVQVVVVERPRRRPLPAKRRGITYEGRIGGQKVYLRTGEYEDGTLGEIFVDVAKEGAAFRSLMNCFAIAVSKGLQYGVPLEEFVDTFTFQRFEPQGMVEGHPNIKMATSIIDYIFRVLGYEYLGRTDLVQVPPEDQGNRSPAANLTRPEVASATAQPEGASQPTEQPAHAASELPQSRANGQAELAAALATVAAAANGAARPSVLRDALDEQLSQLMGDAPFCDVCGHLTVRNGSCYKCLNCGNSLGCS, encoded by the coding sequence ATGGTGACGGAGCGAGCGAACACCGGTGAGGGGCGACAAGGCTTGCGTATCCCGCGCTTCTACACGCGACCGGGCGAGGATCCGTACGCGAGCGTCCGCTGGACGCGACGTGCGTCGCGCATCACCAACCCGGACGGCACCGTCGTCTTCGAGATGACCGATGCCGAGGTACCGGAACACTGGTCGCAGGTCGCGACCGACATCGTCGTCTCCAAGTATTTCCGCAAAGCGGGCGTGCCGCAGTACGACGAGAACGGTCAGCCGATCCTCGACGAGCACGGCAATCCGGTTCTCGGCCCCGAGCGGAGCGTCCGGCAGGTGATCCGTCGCCTCGTCGGCTGCTGGCGCGATTGGGGCGAGCGATACGGCTACTTCGCGACACCGGAGGACGCGCAGGCTTTCGAGGACGAGCTCGCCTACATGCTGCTCCACCAGATCGGCGCCCCGAACTCGCCGCAATGGTTCAATACCGGGCTCTATTGGGCCTATGGCATCACCGGTCCTGCTCAGGGACACTGGTACGTCGACCCGGAGACCGGTGAACTCCGCCAGTCGCCGGACGCCTACTCGCACCCCTCCGCGCACGCCTGCTTCATCCAGTCGGTCGAGGACGACCTCGTCAACCCGGGCGGTATCTTCGATCTCGTCCTCCGCGAGGCACGCGTCTTCAAGTACGGCGCTGGCTCGGGAACGAACTTCTCCAAGATCCGCGCCGAAGGCGAACCGCTCTCCGGCGGGGGAACGTCCTCCGGTCTCATGAGCTTCCTCAAGGTCTTCGATCGGGCTGCTGGCGCGATCAAGAGCGGCGGGACGACCCGGCGTGCAGCCAAGATGGTCGTCGTCGATATCGACCATCCCGATATCGAGCAGTTCATCCGCTGGAAAGCCGAAGAAGAGAAGAAGGTCGCTGCGCTCGTTGCCGCGGGGTATTCAGCCGACTTCAACGGTGAAGCCTACGCGACCGTTTCGGGACAAAACTCGAACAACTCGGTCCGCGTCCCGGACGAGTTCATCCAGGCTGTCCTCGAGGACCGCGAGTGGCACCTGCGTTGGCGGACCGACGGCCGTATCGCCAAGACCGTCCGCGCTCGCGATCTCTGGCGTCTGATCGCCGAGGCCGCCTGGCAGTGCGCCGACCCAGGTATCCAGTACGACACCACGATCAACGACTGGCACACCTGCCCAGCGTCCGGACGGATCAATGCCTCGAACCCGTGTGTGACCGGTGACACGCTGATCGCGACGACCCAGGGCTATCGTCGCATTGCCGATCTCGTCGGTCAGACCGTCGAGATCATCGCGGGTGACGGGCAGCCCTCTCTCGTGACGCGGGTGTTCCCTACCGGAACCAAGCCAGTCTATCGACTGCACACCCGTGCTGGTTACACGCTGGATCTCACCGCAGATCATCGTGTCTGGACAGTCAACCGGGGAGACGTTCCCGCCATCGAACTCCGACCGGGCGATCGGGTGCAACTCCGCGGAGCCGGGTTCGGTACGCGGAGCCTCGATCCAGCGGTTGCAGAAATCATCGGGCTGGCGGTAGGAGACGGATGCCTGACTGGAAGCCAGGGGCACCTTTTCATCACGGTCGGCAAGGACGAGCAAGCACTGGCGGCAGCGCTCGCGACCACCCTCAACGACTTCACAGCCGCAGCGGAGGACGGTCGCGCTCGTCGGGCCAAGAGGGTGATCGAGACACCCACAACGCTCCGGGTCGGAACATCAGCACTGCCGGTACGCACACTCGTTTCGCGGTACGCAGTGCTTGACCAGGGTGCAGCTGCTAAGCGCTTTACCGATGAAGTCTTCACCCTCGACCGGGACTCGCAAGCAGCGCTCTTGCGAGGACTGTTCACTGCTGACGGCACCGTCGCGGACTACGGTGAAAAGTCCCAGTACATCTCCCTCGAAAGCACGTCACTGACGTTGCTGCAGCAGGTTCAGCTGCTGCTCCTCTCGTTCGGTATCAAGTCCAAGCTCTATCGCAATCGCTCGCTTGGCGGTCTCAACCGTATGCCCGGCGGCACGTACGAGCGCCAGCCGGTGCACTCGCTTCGGATCAGCCGTTCCTCCCGCGTCCGCTTCGCCCAAGAGATCGGCTTCATGCCGGAGAGTCCGAAGGCCGCCAAGCTGGCAGCCCTCAACGATCGCGTGGGCGTGTACCAGGAGCGACTCGAGGATGAAGTAGTCGGGCTCGAATACCTTGGAGAGCAACCTGTCTTCGATTTGACCGAGCCGCGCACCCAGCATTTCGTCGCCAACGGGATCGTCGTGCACAATTGTTCCGAATACATGTTCCTCGACGACACGGCCTGCAACCTGGCCTCGCTCAATCTGCTCAAGTTCTACGACCCGAAGACCGGCCGCTTCGATATCGCGGCCTTCCGGCATGCAGTGCGACTCTGGACGATCGTGCTGGAGATCACCGTCCTCATGGCCCAGTATCCGAGTCGCGAGATCGCCTGGAACAGTTACCGCTTCCGGACGCTCGGGCTGGGCTACGCGAATCTCGGCTCCCTGCTCATGACGATGGGACTCCCCTATGACTCCGACGAGGCGCGCGCCGTCGCTGCAGCCATTACTGCGATCATGACCGGCGAAGCCTACGCGACCTCGGCCGAGATGGCCGCCGTCCTCGGCCCGTTCCCGGCCTTCCCGGAGAACCGCGAGCACATGCTGCGCGTCATCCGCAACCACCGGCGCGCGGCCTACGACGCGCATCCCGAGGAGTACGAGGGGCTCCACATCGCACCGCAGGGGCTCGACCCGACCCACTGCCCACCCGATCTCCTGCGCGCGGCACGCCAGGCCTGGGACCGCGCACTCGAACTCGGCGAGCGCTATGGCTATCGGAACGCCCAGGCCACGCTCCTCGCCCCGACCGGCACCATCGGGCTCCTGATGGACTGCGACACGACTGGTATCGAGCCCGACTTCGCGCTCGTGAAGTTCAAGAAGCTGGCGGGCGGTGGCTACTTCAAGATCGTCAACCGCTCGGTCGCACCAGCGCTCGAGCGACTCGGCTACGCCCCCGAGCAGATCGAGGACATCTTGCGCTACGTGCTCGGCACGCTCTCGTTCGAAGGAGCACCGCACATCAATCGAGAGACGCTGCGCGCGCGTGGCTTCACTGACGACGACCTCGCCCGGATCGAGGCTGCACTGCCGGGCGTCTTCGAACTCCGCCACGCCTTCTCGCCCTACGTGCTCGGTGAAGCGGCCATGCGGCGTCTCGGCTTCACACCCGAACAGTGGAGCCAACCTGGCTTCGACCTGCTCACCGCCCTCGGCTTCACACCGCAGCAGATCGAGGAAGCCAACGACGTCATCTGCGGGTGGCAGACGGTCGAAGGCGCACCGCACCTCAAGCCAGAGCACCTGCCGGTCTTCGACTGCGCCAACAAGTGCGGGAAGCACGGCACGCGCTTTATCCACTACATGGGGCACATTCGGATGATGGCAGCCGTGCAACCGTTCCTCTCGGGAGCGATCTCGAAGACGATCAACATGCCGCACGAGGTGACGGTCGAGGACGTCGCCAACGCGTATTTCGAGGGCTGGCGCCTCGGTCTCAAGGCACTCGCTATCTACCGCGACGGCTCCAAGCTCTCCCAGCCACTCGCGACCCGATCGAGCGACGACAGGGGCAAGAAGGGCGAAGGAACCGAGCCAGCTGGCGAGCCCGAGAAGCAGGTACAGGTCGTGGTCGTCGAGCGGCCGCGGCGACGGCCACTGCCAGCCAAGCGTCGCGGCATCACCTACGAGGGACGCATCGGTGGGCAGAAGGTCTACCTGCGCACCGGTGAATACGAGGACGGGACACTCGGTGAGATCTTCGTCGACGTCGCGAAGGAAGGTGCCGCCTTCCGGAGCCTCATGAACTGCTTCGCGATCGCCGTCTCCAAGGGTCTGCAGTACGGCGTGCCGCTGGAAGAATTCGTCGACACGTTCACCTTCCAGCGCTTCGAGCCGCAGGGCATGGTCGAGGGTCATCCGAACATCAAGATGGCGACCTCGATCATCGACTACATCTTCCGCGTCCTCGGCTACGAGTATCTCGGGCGTACCGATCTCGTGCAGGTGCCGCCGGAGGATCAGGGCAATCGCTCACCCGCTGCTAACCTGACGCGGCCGGAGGTAGCCTCCGCAACCGCTCAGCCGGAAGGGGCGAGTCAGCCAACGGAGCAGCCAGCGCATGCTGCCAGCGAACTGCCGCAGTCACGAGCGAACGGACAAGCTGAGCTCGCAGCTGCACTGGCGACGGTCGCCGCTGCCGCCAACGGTGCTGCTCGCCCATCGGTGCTCCGCGACGCCCTGGACGAGCAACTGTCCCAGCTGATGGGTGACGCACCGTTCTGCGACGTGTGCGGGCACCTCACGGTGCGCAACGGTTCCTGCTACAAGTGCCTGAACTGCGGGAACAGCCTCGGCTGCAGCTAG
- a CDS encoding putative bifunctional diguanylate cyclase/phosphodiesterase: protein MGRQRYASRSVQQADPNSTDRDGAGWLPAAIAFGCAATGLLLVATAPFPLPIVLFTATCAVAVVAVGYAARPEQRDWKRFALPLGAGTTFAAGVAVAGLFDGRSLFSSSFPRTLVAAAYLLFGLALLTPSLGNRSPLRCLSGMSGSLGGITALLLLAAQFTRLDALRILEPSSLLRWALGLLVLTAGSLVFATVRADRSQQQSPLRWVPWAALGAGSLLTIVSVIVLEHWQTTVLQTQTRTEAVAAANQAATLLDNRLQRLQPERVLRLGVDDQSVPGLLWYGQVPPFTTSPLFVAPEWRTREGEIRRLIQTAARLGPDIASPALARLDGPDGRPLLLVAWHDRDPTFGAVIDPATFFAPAIQATVTRGAALTLMLDDETLVSSGLPAAGVPAETALVPSRTTGFGILRVRVQLAPERASVLATPFPKTIAVLGILATCFLTVALILGWRTSEANRSLRLFSQQLQEEIDERRTIERLLAEREARLQALLRQLPAIVWTVDRDLVFTSSEGSGLQQLGLQPGQVVGQTLFEYFGTEDPDYLPIRLHRRALAGEPQEYEFETNGRHYRVRLEPLRNQRGEIAGVVGIAFDVTEQVQAQQELERLATTDPLTGLANRAALIDRLDELRRAGRPFAVLLIDLDGFKSINDTLGHLAGDALLRQVADRLRHTVRSGDTVGRLGGDEFLVIAPLQSQEAARELARRLLVALSQPLRIEDRSVSVGGSIGVVFCADGRCSARDVLRDADLALYEAKRQGRGRIVFFHPALAEAATQELALEQALRQAIDHEAIVFRGLPIVHLASRQLFGIDLSPSWVDPHGTVQRADSLARLAERAGVDVALAQRAIAEAVAWLSELPHSWAVVLGFPSPAMLDEAVTEFLEQQLASRPECAGRLWLDLPASALATPSSRQRLAALSSHRIGMLVRDPVLKPEGIDPLVELQRAGIRIPSGFVRSFFIDPRAATLARALIQVAQDLGAVSLADSIDEFAVYVALARSGCTLGQGSLFGCELDRQRAVAIAPQVRHWRQLVVALAETESMTVQHAASGQEGQR from the coding sequence ATGGGTAGGCAGCGCTACGCGAGCCGCTCGGTACAGCAGGCTGATCCCAACAGCACCGATCGCGACGGTGCCGGCTGGTTGCCCGCAGCCATCGCCTTCGGCTGCGCAGCGACCGGTCTCCTCCTGGTCGCAACGGCTCCGTTCCCGCTTCCCATCGTCCTCTTCACTGCCACGTGTGCGGTCGCTGTCGTCGCAGTCGGCTACGCTGCGAGACCGGAGCAGCGGGACTGGAAGCGCTTCGCCCTCCCCCTCGGCGCAGGAACCACCTTCGCCGCGGGTGTCGCGGTGGCGGGCCTGTTCGATGGTCGGTCTCTGTTCTCGTCATCCTTTCCGCGTACGCTTGTCGCCGCTGCATACCTTCTCTTCGGGTTGGCGCTCCTGACTCCTTCCCTCGGTAACCGCTCACCACTCCGCTGTCTCTCCGGAATGAGTGGATCACTGGGCGGCATCACCGCGCTGCTTCTCCTCGCCGCCCAGTTCACTCGTCTCGACGCACTCCGGATCCTCGAACCCTCCTCCCTGCTCCGCTGGGCGCTCGGTCTGCTCGTCCTCACAGCAGGGTCGCTCGTCTTCGCTACCGTACGGGCTGATCGGAGCCAGCAGCAGTCACCGCTCCGTTGGGTACCGTGGGCCGCGCTCGGTGCCGGCTCGCTCCTGACGATCGTGTCCGTCATCGTTCTCGAGCACTGGCAGACCACCGTGCTCCAGACGCAGACACGGACGGAAGCTGTTGCGGCAGCCAATCAGGCTGCCACACTACTCGACAACCGCTTGCAGCGGCTGCAACCCGAACGTGTCCTCCGTCTGGGTGTCGATGACCAGAGTGTCCCGGGACTCCTGTGGTACGGGCAAGTCCCACCGTTCACGACGAGTCCGCTCTTCGTCGCCCCGGAGTGGCGAACGCGCGAGGGAGAGATCCGCAGGCTCATCCAAACGGCCGCTCGCCTCGGTCCGGACATCGCCTCGCCTGCCTTGGCGCGTCTCGATGGGCCGGATGGGCGCCCCCTCCTGCTCGTCGCCTGGCACGACCGTGATCCGACCTTCGGCGCGGTCATCGATCCAGCAACCTTCTTCGCACCGGCGATCCAGGCAACCGTGACGCGTGGTGCAGCACTCACCCTGATGCTGGACGACGAGACACTCGTTTCCAGCGGCCTCCCTGCGGCCGGAGTACCGGCTGAGACTGCTCTCGTGCCGAGCCGGACAACGGGTTTCGGGATCCTCCGAGTTCGCGTGCAACTCGCGCCGGAGCGAGCCAGCGTGCTCGCGACACCGTTCCCCAAGACGATCGCGGTCCTCGGGATACTCGCCACCTGCTTCTTGACCGTCGCATTGATACTCGGCTGGCGAACGAGCGAAGCCAACCGATCCCTGCGGCTCTTCAGTCAGCAACTGCAAGAGGAAATCGACGAGCGCAGGACGATCGAGCGACTCTTGGCCGAGCGCGAAGCACGTCTCCAGGCTCTGCTTCGCCAGCTCCCAGCGATCGTCTGGACAGTCGATCGTGACCTCGTCTTCACCTCGAGCGAAGGGAGCGGGCTCCAGCAACTCGGCTTGCAGCCGGGGCAGGTGGTGGGACAGACGCTGTTCGAGTACTTCGGGACCGAGGATCCCGACTACCTGCCGATCCGGCTGCACCGCCGAGCACTCGCTGGTGAACCACAGGAGTACGAGTTCGAGACGAACGGACGGCACTACCGAGTGCGCCTCGAACCATTGCGGAACCAGAGGGGCGAAATCGCTGGAGTCGTCGGTATCGCCTTCGACGTGACGGAGCAGGTCCAGGCACAACAGGAGCTGGAACGGCTGGCAACGACCGATCCGTTGACGGGACTCGCCAACCGCGCAGCCCTCATTGATCGGTTGGACGAACTGCGGCGAGCCGGCCGCCCGTTCGCGGTTCTTCTCATCGACCTCGACGGGTTCAAGTCGATCAATGATACGCTCGGCCACTTAGCTGGCGATGCGCTCCTCCGCCAAGTTGCCGACCGGCTCCGCCACACGGTCCGCAGCGGCGACACGGTGGGCCGCCTCGGCGGTGACGAGTTTCTCGTCATCGCTCCGTTGCAGAGCCAGGAAGCGGCGCGAGAACTCGCCAGGCGTCTGCTCGTTGCGCTGTCGCAACCGCTACGCATCGAAGACCGATCGGTCTCGGTCGGTGGGAGTATCGGCGTGGTTTTCTGCGCCGACGGTAGGTGCTCGGCACGAGACGTCCTGCGGGATGCTGACCTCGCCCTGTACGAAGCCAAGCGGCAAGGCAGGGGACGCATCGTGTTCTTCCATCCGGCACTGGCAGAGGCGGCGACGCAGGAGCTCGCACTCGAGCAGGCGCTCCGCCAGGCGATCGACCACGAGGCGATCGTCTTCCGCGGACTCCCGATCGTCCATCTGGCGAGCCGTCAGCTCTTCGGTATCGACCTTTCCCCGTCTTGGGTCGATCCACACGGAACAGTGCAGCGCGCCGATAGCCTCGCCCGCCTGGCCGAGCGAGCTGGCGTCGATGTCGCCCTCGCCCAACGAGCGATAGCCGAAGCCGTCGCCTGGCTCAGCGAGCTCCCGCACAGTTGGGCCGTCGTGCTCGGTTTCCCGAGCCCGGCAATGCTCGATGAGGCGGTCACCGAGTTCCTCGAGCAGCAGCTCGCCTCCCGACCCGAGTGCGCAGGAAGGCTCTGGTTGGACCTCCCAGCGAGTGCCCTCGCCACCCCCTCGTCTCGTCAGCGGCTCGCCGCGCTCAGCTCTCACCGGATCGGCATGCTCGTGCGCGATCCCGTGCTGAAACCGGAAGGCATCGACCCTCTGGTCGAACTCCAGCGAGCCGGTATCCGGATTCCGAGCGGGTTCGTACGGTCGTTCTTCATCGACCCGCGCGCTGCCACCCTCGCACGAGCGCTCATCCAGGTCGCGCAGGACCTGGGAGCGGTCAGCCTCGCCGACTCGATCGACGAGTTCGCGGTGTACGTCGCACTGGCACGGAGCGGTTGCACGTTGGGGCAAGGATCGCTCTTCGGGTGCGAACTCGACCGGCAACGAGCGGTCGCCATCGCACCGCAGGTGCGCCACTGGCGCCAGTTGGTCGTCGCGCTGGCGGAGACGGAGTCGATGACGGTGCAGCATGCTGCTTCTGGCCAGGAAGGGCAACGCTGA
- a CDS encoding redoxin domain-containing protein, whose product MPIGPGQQLPDFDGQTIEGQHIATRRYYLRSGLVLVFTHAWPCAGCRAYLSELDRHLADFRADRMEVLAVVPLEHTLVVDWRDGSPHFPIVLAEGDTVHRRFGFLSPVGSPEAAVVVTDDTGTIWQAWPVGIAHGFPPVQEVLAWARYVSYQCPECWETDRW is encoded by the coding sequence ATGCCGATCGGACCGGGTCAACAGCTTCCCGACTTCGACGGGCAGACGATCGAAGGGCAACACATTGCGACGCGCCGGTATTACCTCCGGTCGGGGCTCGTGCTCGTCTTCACCCACGCCTGGCCGTGCGCGGGCTGCCGGGCGTATCTCTCGGAACTCGACCGACACCTCGCGGATTTCCGCGCCGACCGGATGGAAGTGCTCGCGGTGGTCCCGCTGGAACACACGCTCGTCGTGGACTGGCGAGACGGTTCGCCGCACTTTCCGATCGTGCTCGCTGAAGGCGACACCGTTCATCGCCGGTTCGGATTCCTCAGCCCGGTTGGATCGCCCGAAGCAGCAGTGGTCGTCACTGACGACACGGGGACGATCTGGCAGGCGTGGCCAGTCGGCATCGCGCACGGATTCCCGCCTGTCCAGGAGGTTCTCGCCTGGGCACGGTACGTCTCGTACCAGTGTCCGGAATGTTGGGAGACCGACCGCTGGTGA
- a CDS encoding Ldh family oxidoreductase, translated as MTARIPVEELQRFVTTVLTRAGLPEEDAAISAEILVAADVRGFDSHGVARLDYYVGRLEAGAINVRPAIRAVAETPATVVFDADNAIGFVSGYRAMRRCLEKAKESGICLATVRRSNHYGIAGYYATMALDEPGMIGVSMTNATPLVVPPFARDAYLSTAPIAFAIPAGKERPLVFDGATSTVAWGKIEIARRKREPIPLGWALDAEGRPTTDPFAARYLTPLGAFPELRSHKGYALALLVETLCGQLAGGVWAKYVGGSRSQTLGPSGTGHAFLAIRIDVFRPLEEFLADMDDMLGDLRRARPAEGAERVLVPGDLEYETEQERRANGIPVHPAVLEKLREIAERYEVPFPA; from the coding sequence GTGACGGCACGCATACCGGTCGAGGAGCTGCAGCGGTTCGTGACTACCGTCTTGACCCGGGCTGGCCTGCCGGAAGAGGACGCGGCGATCAGTGCGGAAATCCTCGTCGCCGCCGACGTCCGTGGCTTCGATTCCCACGGGGTCGCCCGCCTCGACTACTACGTGGGGCGGCTCGAGGCTGGCGCCATCAACGTGCGCCCGGCTATCCGAGCCGTTGCGGAAACACCAGCGACCGTCGTCTTCGATGCTGACAACGCGATCGGCTTCGTCAGCGGCTATCGGGCGATGCGGCGCTGCCTCGAGAAGGCGAAGGAAAGCGGCATTTGCCTTGCAACGGTGCGGCGCAGCAATCACTACGGGATCGCTGGCTACTATGCAACGATGGCGCTCGACGAGCCGGGCATGATCGGCGTCTCGATGACGAACGCGACCCCGCTCGTCGTCCCACCCTTCGCCCGCGATGCCTACCTGAGCACTGCCCCGATCGCCTTCGCGATACCAGCTGGGAAGGAGCGGCCGCTCGTCTTCGATGGCGCGACCAGTACGGTCGCCTGGGGCAAGATCGAGATCGCGCGCCGCAAGCGCGAGCCGATCCCGCTCGGTTGGGCACTCGATGCCGAGGGGAGGCCGACGACCGATCCGTTCGCCGCCCGCTACCTCACACCGCTCGGTGCCTTTCCCGAACTCCGGAGTCACAAGGGGTATGCGCTGGCCCTCCTCGTCGAAACGCTGTGCGGCCAGCTGGCTGGTGGTGTCTGGGCCAAGTACGTCGGCGGCTCGCGGTCGCAGACGCTCGGACCGTCCGGGACTGGCCATGCGTTCCTGGCGATCCGCATCGACGTCTTCCGACCGCTCGAGGAGTTCCTCGCCGATATGGACGATATGCTCGGGGACCTCCGCCGTGCTCGCCCGGCCGAGGGGGCCGAGCGCGTGCTCGTGCCTGGTGACCTCGAGTACGAAACGGAGCAAGAGCGGCGTGCCAATGGCATTCCGGTGCATCCGGCGGTGCTCGAGAAGCTCCGCGAGATCGCTGAGCGATACGAGGTGCCGTTCCCTGCCTGA
- a CDS encoding universal stress protein: MIASVVVPLDGSELAEAALPYGKALAERFGAKLYLVRVVDIDAPADVAAAARDYLAQTAQRLGMAADIAVRYGDPAAEIIDLVLELPDPAIAMTTHGGSGLGRWLYGSVADRVVRGAGVPVLLIRSSMPQREPGAVHAIMLPVDGSALAEAAIPYAKELARRFDATIHLVRVAETPEIYSLLSVPAGAPASADVLNQLAQQLVETATAYVNELAERLRSEGLRVEPHVLEGLAPEQLLAFEREREPSLVVMATHGRSGLSRVVFGSVAERLLREGTVPLLLIRPPEATQAS; encoded by the coding sequence ATGATCGCATCGGTTGTCGTTCCACTCGATGGCTCCGAGCTCGCCGAAGCAGCCCTGCCGTACGGTAAGGCGCTGGCTGAGCGGTTCGGTGCCAAGCTCTATCTGGTTCGTGTCGTCGACATCGACGCGCCGGCCGATGTTGCCGCAGCTGCGCGCGACTACCTAGCCCAAACGGCGCAGCGCTTGGGTATGGCGGCAGACATCGCCGTACGCTACGGTGACCCGGCTGCCGAAATCATCGACCTGGTGCTCGAGCTACCCGATCCGGCGATCGCGATGACCACGCATGGGGGGAGCGGTCTCGGTCGCTGGCTCTACGGGAGCGTCGCTGACCGGGTCGTACGCGGAGCGGGCGTCCCCGTCTTGCTGATTCGCTCCTCGATGCCGCAGCGCGAACCTGGGGCGGTGCACGCGATCATGCTGCCGGTCGACGGCTCGGCACTGGCCGAGGCAGCGATCCCGTATGCCAAGGAGCTGGCTCGCCGCTTCGACGCGACCATCCACCTCGTCCGCGTGGCCGAAACACCCGAGATCTACAGCCTGCTCAGCGTGCCAGCCGGGGCCCCGGCTTCGGCTGACGTGCTGAACCAGCTCGCGCAGCAGCTCGTCGAGACGGCGACGGCGTACGTCAACGAACTGGCCGAGCGCTTGCGCAGCGAGGGACTCCGGGTCGAGCCGCACGTCCTCGAAGGACTCGCGCCCGAGCAGCTGCTGGCGTTCGAACGCGAGCGAGAGCCGAGCCTGGTGGTGATGGCGACCCATGGACGGAGCGGGCTGAGCCGTGTCGTCTTCGGCAGTGTCGCTGAGCGGCTCCTGCGCGAAGGGACAGTACCCTTGCTCCTCATCCGCCCACCGGAGGCGACACAGGCGAGTTGA
- a CDS encoding alpha-ketoacid dehydrogenase subunit beta has translation MTRTMKGIAFAIAEAIDQEMAERSDIVVLGEDVTYWGAVFGFTMGLHEKYGRDRVIDTPITEQTFFGIAAGAASVGMHPVVSLMFVDFLGAGFDQMYNHIAKNHYMSGGQFAMPVTILTAIGGGYGDAAQHSQVLYGLFAHVPGFKVVVPATAYDAKGLTITALRDPNPVVIFGHKLLTGLPFLPFEGQEEEVPEERYTLEFGKAAVRREGSDLTMIAAGLMVHRCLRAAEELARDGVSAEVIDLRTLVPLDTETLVASARKTGRVLIVDEDYQSYGMTGEVAFHVQSGALDALKAPIRRLAVPDVPIPFSEPLERAVIPSVERIVAEAKALLGAGARA, from the coding sequence ATGACGCGGACGATGAAAGGGATCGCCTTCGCGATCGCCGAAGCGATCGATCAGGAGATGGCCGAGCGTTCGGACATCGTCGTGCTCGGCGAGGACGTGACCTACTGGGGTGCGGTCTTCGGCTTCACGATGGGCCTGCACGAGAAGTACGGACGCGACCGCGTGATCGATACACCGATCACTGAGCAAACATTTTTTGGGATAGCAGCCGGCGCGGCTTCGGTCGGCATGCATCCGGTGGTATCGCTCATGTTCGTCGACTTCCTCGGAGCGGGATTCGACCAGATGTACAACCACATCGCCAAGAACCACTACATGTCCGGTGGACAGTTCGCGATGCCGGTCACCATCCTCACGGCGATCGGGGGTGGCTACGGTGACGCGGCCCAGCACTCGCAGGTGCTCTACGGGCTGTTCGCACATGTTCCTGGCTTCAAGGTCGTCGTGCCGGCGACCGCCTACGATGCCAAGGGGCTCACCATCACCGCGCTGCGCGATCCCAACCCGGTCGTCATCTTCGGCCACAAGCTGCTGACTGGCCTGCCGTTCCTGCCGTTCGAGGGGCAGGAAGAGGAAGTACCGGAGGAGCGCTACACGCTCGAGTTCGGCAAAGCAGCGGTGCGTCGCGAGGGGAGCGACCTCACGATGATCGCGGCTGGTCTCATGGTGCACCGCTGCCTGCGTGCCGCCGAGGAACTGGCTCGGGACGGCGTGTCGGCCGAGGTGATCGACCTACGGACGCTCGTCCCGCTCGATACCGAAACGCTCGTCGCCTCAGCACGCAAGACCGGTCGCGTGCTGATCGTCGACGAGGACTATCAGAGCTACGGGATGACCGGCGAGGTCGCCTTCCATGTCCAGTCTGGCGCGCTCGATGCGCTGAAGGCTCCGATTCGCCGCCTGGCCGTGCCCGACGTACCGATCCCGTTCTCCGAGCCGCTCGAGCGCGCGGTGATTCCGAGCGTCGAACGGATCGTCGCCGAGGCGAAGGCGTTGCTCGGTGCCGGTGCACGGGCGTGA